In a single window of the Zea mays cultivar B73 chromosome 5, Zm-B73-REFERENCE-NAM-5.0, whole genome shotgun sequence genome:
- the LOC103627892 gene encoding uncharacterized protein isoform X2 gives MKGAQDKRHRKKQDLQVLGPFPGCLGRMINMLDLSNGVVATKMLTEKAHRDAYAFAVSPAGKDRSNTFKMAINPPAQTEDKQRDSQTRRNFPTKRSNSPTKRTGAMPVKMLMEQDMWKERRPDEEPLNVVARLMGLHEPPGQQSNFPLGRQLDKKYQCGGFEENYWNLKSKKESKCHQNQKAGPRHQHTWNGSGDQPSRISSSQSMHQENETCEKRMSIVREKFAEAKRLATDEKLLHSKEFQDALQFLSSNRDLFLEFLDEPNPLLSSNRYEFQPVAPPSEVKQITILKPSEPAKRKDSIFVGRQLFSDGDGGESERNRYRRHQSSDVSPANSNLSEPTKIVVLKPGFPSSHDSRIARSSLSSAEDSEDESMMAVDETMCSRRLAKEITWQMRMRLKDRQDEESMLSCEYPDFYIGDDSFSKSEVEIPKEMCGETSGELEFGTPTSGRSWDFLSRSGSPFSASCSSQASHRREPSVVREGKKKILERLSMVSSTVNIEEEMEGRRSTGTLGDMLTISKVKDQEEIGAETLGSPAPELEPEEPFSCLPRSRSLPLSLSYGVAESNGITSGTHEAEKERIRKSSSFREKVSSLFSKNKKSTREKVDPSVSNRLKHGGAVTTGDVKEICNHLALDNLQKQHTCLNTDEKNTVQGLVTSSCETNSAADIPAKDISSISSLGVPGIFGGLQDEPSPVSVLDGPFICDNNRRLLYSSENFITSSPPLSRSPLIGSFSRSLSWEDPPLEVMSPNSLRLSRLFSKADEDLDSLTFIQKLVHSRGTGRESCILADPLDPSLLEKISDYEEDGIKFGKRRPKQRLLFDAVNEALIELASMAELAAYPWGRSCSSEHGDCKNGSSSNSAAEEIWRVIRNWSILEKYPPGEAIERNLLLEMILKREVAEAASADTTRLETFDLNTTVCAMVLDGLVEETVVDLTNYC, from the exons ATGAAAGGCGCTCAGGATAAAAGGCACAGAAAGAAGCAGGACCTCCAGGTTCTCGGGCCCTTCCCGGGATGCCTGGGGAGGATGATCAACATGTTAGACCTCAGCAATGGCGTGGTTGCTACCAAGATGCTCACTGAGAAGGCGCATAGAGATG CATATGCCTTTGCAGTTTCTCCGGCCGGAAAAGACCGGAGTAATACTTTCAAGATGGCAATTAATCCCCCAGCTCAGACTGAAGATAAACAA AGGGATAGTCAGACAAGAAGGAATTTCCCTACTAAAAGGTCAAACTCGCCTACTAAAAGGACTGGTGCGATGCCTGTTAAAATGCTGATGGAGCAGGACATGTGGAAAGAAAGACGGCCTGATGAGGAGCCACTGAATGTTGTTGCAAGATTAATGGGCCTACATGAGCCTCCAGGTCAGCAATCCAATTTCCCTTTAGGAAGACAATTGGATAAGAAATATCAGTGTGGTGGTTTTGAAGAGAactactggaatctcaagtcaaaGAAGGAAAGCAAATGCCACCAAAACCAAAAGGCAGGGCCACGCCATCAGCACACTTGGAATGGTTCTGGTGACCAACCATCAAGAATCAGTAGCAGCCAGAGCATGCACCAAGAAAATGagacttgtgagaagaggatgTCAATTGTTCGCGAGAAGTTTGCTGAAGCAAAGCGACTAGCCACAGATGAGAAACTTCTTCATTCGAAGGAGTTCCAAGATGCACTGCAGTTTTTAAGCTCAAATAGAGACCTATTCTTGGAGTTCCTTGACGAGCCAAATCCTCTATTATCAAGCAACCGTTATGAGTTCCAACCTGTTGCACCACCTTCTGAAGTAAAGCAAATAACCATACTGAAGCCATCAGAACCAGCAAAGAGAAAAGACAGCATCTTTGTGGGGAGACAACTGTTTTCAGATGGAGATGGAGGTGAAAGTGAACGAAACAGATACAGGCGCCATCAGAGTTCGGATGTTTCCCCAGCAAATTCAAATTTGTCTGAGCCAACAAAAATTGTAGTACTAAAACCAGGATTCCCCAGTTCTCATGACTCCAGGATTGCGAGGTCTTCATTATCATCAGCAGAAGACAGTGAAGATGAAAGTATGATGGCGGTTGATGAAACCATGTGCTCAAGAAGGTTGGCAAAGGAGATCACTTGGCAGATGAGGATGCGGCTAAAAGACAGGCAAGACGAAGAGAGTATGCTCTCATGTGAATACCCTGACTTTTATATCGGAGATGACTCCTTCAGTAAATCAGAAGTTGAGATTCCAAAAGAGATGTGTGGTGAAACAAGTGGGGAATTGGAGTTTGGCACTCCGACTTCTGGCCGCTCTTGGGATTTTCTGAGTAGAAGTGGAAGTCCTTTCTCTGCGTCATGCTCTAGTCAGGCATCCCATAGAAGGGAGCCGTCAGTAGTTAGGGAAGGCAAGAAGAAGATTTTAGAGAGATTGTCTATGGTATCATCAACAGTCAATATTGAGGAAGAAATGGAAGGTCGCAGAAGTACAGGCACACTTGGTGACATGCTCACAATATCGAAAGTCAAGGACCAGGAAGAAATTGGGGCTGAAACACTGGGGAGCCCAGCACCTGAGCTGGAACCTGAGGAGCCTTTCTCATGTTTGCCAAGATCTCGATCCCTTCCACTTTCTTTGTCCTATGGAGTCGCTGAGTCAAATGGAATAACCTCTGGCACTCATGAAGCTGAAAAGGAAAGAATCAGGAAGTCGTCATCGTTTAGGGAAAAAGTTTCTAGCCTGTTCTCTAAAAATAAGAAATCAACCAGGGAGAAGGTAGATCCATCTGTGAGCAATAGACTCAAACATGGAGGGGCTGTGACTACTGGTGATGTGAAGGAAATCTGCAACCATCTTGCCCTAGACAATCTTCAGAAACAACATACTTGTCTAAACACAGATGAGAAGAACACTGTGCAAGGACTCGTGACTAGTTCTTGTGAGACCAATAGTGCAGCTGATATCCCTGCCAAG GATATTTCCTCCATTTCAAGTCTTGGTGTCCCAGGAATCTTTGGTGGCCTTCAGGATGAACCTAGTCCTGTATCTGTACTAGATGGACCGTTTATATGTGATAACAATAGGAGGCTACTGTACTCATCTGAAAATTTCATCACTTCATCCCCAC CTTTGTCAAGGTCTCCCCTGATCGGATCATTTTCACGGTCACTGTCATGGGAGGATCCCCCGCTGGAAGTCATGTCGCCGAATTCGTTGAGACTCTCAAGGCTTTTCTCGAAGGCTGATGAAGATCTAGATTCACTGACGTTTATCCAGAAGCTGGTCCACTCTCGAGGCACGGGTCGAGAAAGTTGCATATTAGCTGACCCTTTGGACCCGAGTTTGCTCGAGAAGATTTCGGATTACGAAGAAGATGGAATTAAGTTTGGGAAAAGGCGGCCCAAACAGAGGCTCCTTTTCGACGCCGTAAACGAAGCGCTCATCGAGCTTGCTTCGATGGCGGAACTGGCTGCGTACCCCTGGGGTAGATCATGCTCTTCGGAGCACGGGGATTGCAAGAACGGTTCCAGCAGTAATTCTGCGGCTGAGGAAATCTGGCGGGTCATTAGGAACTGGTCGATACTTGAGAAGTACCCTCCCGGTGAAGCTATTGAAAGAAATCTCTTGCTGGAGATGATACTAAAGAGGGAGGTGGCGGAGGCAGCCAGCGCTGACACGACTCGGTTAGAGACGTTTGATCTCAACACCACGGTCTGCGCCATGGTCTTGGATGGCCTGGTTGAAGAGACAGTTGTAGATCTGACTAACTACTGCTAG